A stretch of Xenopus laevis strain J_2021 chromosome 8S, Xenopus_laevis_v10.1, whole genome shotgun sequence DNA encodes these proteins:
- the isg20l2.S gene encoding interferon stimulated exonuclease gene 20kDa like 2 S homeolog (The RefSeq protein has 1 substitution compared to this genomic sequence), whose amino-acid sequence MSDLLLNLGVDSSPPSGRAGHTNKKHERFIKRRKYLERRGLLKQKQCPPRPNRPVPANNPGQQVNSWAQGKKQEQQGNTRNQFNRTNTTKSSTNFNGFHQQKAPVKQQGQPIQFNTRTVQFNSGPHNFRLATFTPKETSKASYNGPSSSEPARVNGQTFNTKVQIFPGQTHNSILSEFDSGLPSLPSTTGPSHKAVAIDCEMVGTGPNGRNSDLARCSIVNWFGDVMYDKYIKPKSPVTDYRTRWSGIRREHLVNAIPFVVAQKEILKILNGKVVVGHAIHNDYKALNYFHPKEMTRDTSKIPLLNHKAGFPEKEAASLKRLAKQLLHKDIQTGRQGHSSVEDAKTTMELYRVIEVEWERKLAAGHVQQ is encoded by the exons ATGTCGGACCTGCTTTTAAATCTGGGTGTGGATTCCAGCCCTCCTTCCGGGCGCTCTGGACACACTAACAAGAAGCACGAGCGCTTCATCAAGAGAAGGAAGTACTTGGAGAGAAGAGGTCTGCTGAAACAAAAGCAGTGCCCACCAAGGCCAAACCGTCCTGTGCCGGCTAATAACCCAGGCCAACAGGTCAACTCATGGGCCCAAGGCAAGAAACAAGAGCAGCAAGGTAATACCCGGAACCAATTTAATAGGACGAATACAACAAAAAGCAGCACAAACTTTAATGGTTTCCATCAGCAAAAAGCACCTGTAAAACAGCAAGGACAGCCGATCCAGTTTAATACCCGGACAGTCCAATTCAACTCCGGGCCACATAATTTCCGTTTGGCTACTTTTACTCCAAAGGAAACGTCGAAGGCCAGCTACAATGGCCCTAGTTCATCAGAACCAGCAAGGGTGAATGGGCAAACCTTCAACACAAAGGTCCAAATTTTTCCAGGGCAGACCCACAACAGCATTCTGAGTGAGTTTGACAGTGGCCTTCCCTCACTCCCTTCTACAACTGGCCCATCTCACAAAGCCGTGGCTATAGACTGCGAAATGGTGGGCACTGGGCCAAATGGAAGAAACAGCGACCTGGCCCGTTGCAGCATTGTAAACTGGTTTGGCGATGTGATGTATGACAAATACATTAAACCCAAAAGCCCCGTGACCGATTATAGGACTCGATGGAGTGGAATCAGAAGAGAACACCTGGTGAATGCCATTCCTTTTGTTGTTGCACAAAAAGAG ATACTTAAAATCCTCAATGGGAAGGTAGTGGTTGGACATGCTATCCACAATGACTACAAGGCCCTTAATTATTTCCACCCCAAGGAAATGACCCGGGATACATCCAAGATCCCTCTCCTGAACCACAAGGCTGGCTTCCCGGAAAAGGAAGCCGCATCACTTAAGCGACTCGCCAAGCAGCTTCTGCACAAAGATATCCAG ACTGGGAGACAAGGGCATTCATCAGTAGAAGATGCCAAGACCACCATGGAACTGTACCGAGTTATAGAAGTGGAATGGGAGAGGAAATTGGCAGCTGGTCATGTTCAGCAGTGA
- the isg20l2.S gene encoding interferon stimulated exonuclease gene 20kDa like 2 S homeolog isoform X1, which produces MSDLLLNLGVDSSPPSGRSGHTNKKHERFIKRRKYLERRGLLKQKQCPPRPNRPVPANNPGQQVNSWAQGKKQEQQGNTRNQFNRTNTTKSSTNFNGFHQQKAPVKQQGQPIQFNTRTVQFNSGPHNFRLATFTPKETSKASYNGPSSSEPARVNGQTFNTKVQIFPGQTHNSILSEFDSGLPSLPSTTGPSHKAVAIDCEMVGTGPNGRNSDLARCSIVNWFGDVMYDKYIKPKSPVTDYRTRWSGIRREHLVNAIPFVVAQKEILKILNGKVVVGHAIHNDYKALNYFHPKEMTRDTSKIPLLNHKAGFPEKEAASLKRLAKQLLHKDIQTGRQGHSSVEDAKTTMELYRVIEVEWERKLAAGHVQQ; this is translated from the exons ATGTCGGACCTGCTTTTAAATCTGGGTGTGGATTCCAGCCCTCCTTCCGGGCGCTCTGGACACACTAACAAGAAGCACGAGCGCTTCATCAAGAGAAGGAAGTACTTGGAGAGAAGAGGTCTGCTGAAACAAAAGCAGTGCCCACCAAGGCCAAACCGTCCTGTGCCGGCTAATAACCCAGGCCAACAGGTCAACTCATGGGCCCAAGGCAAGAAACAAGAGCAGCAAGGTAATACCCGGAACCAATTTAATAGGACGAATACAACAAAAAGCAGCACAAACTTTAATGGTTTCCATCAGCAAAAAGCACCTGTAAAACAGCAAGGACAGCCGATCCAGTTTAATACCCGGACAGTCCAATTCAACTCCGGGCCACATAATTTCCGTTTGGCTACTTTTACTCCAAAGGAAACGTCGAAGGCCAGCTACAATGGCCCTAGTTCATCAGAACCAGCAAGGGTGAATGGGCAAACCTTCAACACAAAGGTCCAAATTTTTCCAGGGCAGACCCACAACAGCATTCTGAGTGAGTTTGACAGTGGCCTTCCCTCACTCCCTTCTACAACTGGCCCATCTCACAAAGCCGTGGCTATAGACTGCGAAATGGTGGGCACTGGGCCAAATGGAAGAAACAGCGACCTGGCCCGTTGCAGCATTGTAAACTGGTTTGGCGATGTGATGTATGACAAATACATTAAACCCAAAAGCCCCGTGACCGATTATAGGACTCGATGGAGTGGAATCAGAAGAGAACACCTGGTGAATGCCATTCCTTTTGTTGTTGCACAAAAAGAG ATACTTAAAATCCTCAATGGGAAGGTAGTGGTTGGACATGCTATCCACAATGACTACAAGGCCCTTAATTATTTCCACCCCAAGGAAATGACCCGGGATACATCCAAGATCCCTCTCCTGAACCACAAGGCTGGCTTCCCGGAAAAGGAAGCCGCATCACTTAAGCGACTCGCCAAGCAGCTTCTGCACAAAGATATCCAG ACTGGGAGACAAGGGCATTCATCAGTAGAAGATGCCAAGACCACCATGGAACTGTACCGAGTTATAGAAGTGGAATGGGAGAGGAAATTGGCAGCTGGTCATGTTCAGCAGTGA